The genomic segment GATGGACTCGCTGACGATCACGCACGCGAAATACCGCATGACGCGCGGCATCACGGAGCGCTCGACGGCGTCGCGCTTCTTGAGCGAACTGCCGGCGGAGGGCGTTGAGCATGAGTCGTTCGAGATCGAGCGCGATCGGGCACGCAGTCACCTCGGCGAATTCAACGAGGGCGAAGAGTCGTTCGACGCGTCAGGGTATTATCCCGGCCAGCGCGTGCGGCACGACGAATACGGCGAGGGCACGGTGCTGACCGTGGAGACGCGCGGCCGAACGCCGTATGTACGCATCCACTTCGACTGCGGCGAGCGCAGCTTCGCACTGGAGCATGTGTCGTTATACATCATGGACGGAGAATGCTAAGTGGAGCCGCAGAATGATTCATAGGGTGTGGCACCGGCGTCCCGCCGGTGAATCACAGGCGAGACACCCGGGCCACAAGTGAATGCTCGTTGCGGTGCCACTTAGACTGCGCGAAGCCCGTGTTGGACGAAACGAGAGAGGCATGTTGATGGAAGCTCGGATCGTAAGAAGCGTGGTGAGGGCCGCGGTTTGATGAATCACGTCGCCGTTATTCTCGCCGGCGGATCGGGTCGGCGGTTGTGGCCGCTTAGCCGCGCGGATCGTCCCAAACAGTTGCTTCGCATCGTCGAAGGTCGGAGCCTGCTGCGCCATGCCTACGACCGCCTGCGCTTGCGCCTCGCTCCGTCGGACATCTTCGTCGTCGCGCTGGAGCGGCATCTCGATGCGATCGCCGGGCAACTGGAAGGCATCCCGCGCGAGAATCTTATCGGCGAACCGGTCGGCCGCGATACCGCCAACGCGATTGCCCTGGCGGCGGCGATTCTGAACGAACGCCGGTCCGGCTGCACGATGGGGGTCTTCACGGCCGATCATCTCATCCGCCCGATTCAGACTTTCAGCGAAATCGTTGCACGGGGGTACGAGGCGGCCGAGACCCATGCCGACGCCCTGGTGACGTTTGGCATTCGCCCGACCGAGCCGAGCACGCAGATGGGCTACATCGAGCGCGGCGAGCCGGTCTCGCCCGGCGTGTTTGCCGTGAAGTCCTTTCGCGAAAAGCCCGACGCGGCGACGGCGAAGCAGTACATGATCGGCGGCGCGCACGATTGGAACAGCGGCATGTTCGTCTGGCGGCTGCCGACGATTGTGTCGGCGTTGCAACGTCATCTGCCGCAGGCATGGGAGGCGCTGGCGCGGGTGGCGCCACGGTGGGGCAGTGAGGCGGGCACACGCGCCGCGGCGGAAGTGTACCCGACGCTGACGAAGACAAGCATCGATTACGCCGTGATGGAGAAAGCGGCGAAGGTCCTCGTGGTCGAGATGCCGCTGGAATGGCACGATCTGGGTCATTGGACGAGCCTCCCGGCGGTGGTCGGTGCGGACGGCGCAGGGAACACGATATCGGCGACGCGGGTGGCGGCCCTGGCGGCAAAGGGCAACATCGTGGTCAGCGAAGAAGACCACCTGATTGCGGCGATTGGCGTCAGCGATCTGGTCATTGTCCAGAGCGCCGACGCGACGCTCATCTGCCACAAGAGCCAGATCGACCGGCTGAAGGATCTGCTCGACGAAATCGGCCGGGACTACGGCACGCGGTACGAGTAAACGCCGAAGCGATCTGGTTCGGAATCGGCTGTCAATCCAAATCTGCCCGGGATGATACAATACCGTCCATGCAACGCATCCTCGGCATCGACTACGGCACGACGCGGATCGGCATCGCCGTTGCGGACCTCGAAACGAAGGTGGCCGTGCCGCTGACGGCACTGGCCGGTCGCAACGACGTGACGCGGGATGCCCGGGCCATGGTCGACGCCGGCGCGGAGCAGGGGGCGGTCGCGTTTGTCGTCGGTCTGCCGTTGAGTATGGATGACAGCGATTCGCAGCAGACGGCGCTGACCCGCCGTTTCGCCGCCGAGTTGGAACGGCTATCCGCGAAACCAGTCTATTTTCAGGACGAGCGACTCTCATCCATGGCGGCGGCCGATGCCCTGCACGAGCTGCACGGCGGCCGTCGAAGCGGCCAGCGCCGCGCGAAGCAAAGCGGCCGCCTGGATGCCGTCGCGGCGCAGCGCATTTTGCAGGCCTATCTGGATAACCCCGAATCCGTGTTGCCGGGCCGATAACGCGCCGCGGCACGATTTTCGACCCGCCGTCGAGCGGTTACTATTACAAGGAAAGAGAGCGAACGGTTGATCCGCTGACCCCGAGCGGGGCCGGTCAAGGAGACGCAGCATGGCAAAAGCAGCTTCGACGTTGTTCGGCAAGCCGCGGCACGAGGGCGTGCGCGTCGTCGTCACCGGGCAGGTCGGTGTGGACAAGAAGCAGTTCCTGGAAGAGGTCGTCCGCATCGCCGCCGAGCGCGGGCACGACGTGAAGCTGCTCAACGTCGGCGACATGATGTATGCCGAGGCGCCCGACGTGGTGCGCGGCCGCATCCTCGATCTGCCTCGGACGCGGCTGAACAGCCTGCGCCGGGCGGCTTTCAAGGATATCCTCGCCACTGCGGAGAAGTCGCCGAACGTCATCATCAACACGCACGCCACGTTTCGCTGGAAGCATGGGTTGTTCGAGGCGTTCGACTTCGATCAGATGACCGCGCTGGATGCCGATCTTTACATCACGCTGGTGGACAACGTCGATGCGATCCACGAGCGGCTGCTGCGCGATCACGACTTGGCTCACACACTGAAGGACATCATGGTCTGGCGCGAGGAGGAGATTCTCGCGACGGAAATCCTCTCGCACGCCATCTGCGGCCATGGGCGCTTCTACGTCCTCGCCCGCGGGCAGGAGGGGGCTACGGCCAAGTCGCTCGTCCGGCTCATGTTCGAGAAAGACCGCAAGCGCATCTATCCCAGCTTCCCCATGTCGCACGTGATGGACATGCCCGATGTGCTGGCGGAGATCGACGGCTTCCGCGACGCACTGGCCGAGCATTTCATCTGCTTCGATCCCGGTGATTTGGACGAAAAGCGCCTGCTTTTTGAAGCGGCCGAGGCGACGAAGCGCGGCGAGCAGACGTTCAAGCTGGCCGTCAATCGCCGCGACCTGGTCTTCAACGTCACCGATGTCACCAGCGTGGCCCGGGACATCGACGGGCAAATCTATGCCCGCGACTTCAAGCTGATCGACCAGTCCGACATGATCGTGAGCTACATCCCCGAGCTGACGGGCGGCATCCCCGGCCTGTCCAGCGGCGTCGAGCGCGAGTTGCAGCATGCATTTGAGGGGACCAAAGAGGTTTTCGTCATCTGGCGGCCGAAGAAGGAACCGTCGCCCTTTGTGACCGAGACGGCGACGAAAGTCTTCACATCGGTGGAGGAACTGTTCCAATACTTCCAGTCGCGCGGGTACATCGGGGATTATCAACTCAACCTGCTTCGCACCGGCGCGCCGAAAGAACGCGGCCGGTTCGGATGAACATCGTTAGTACCGTTCCCCGGTCGGCGTGATGCGCGGCAGCGGCGTGCCGGGCATGCAGGTCGGCGGCACGTCGGAGGCACGGCCGATCCCCATCTGTTCACGCAACGCCGCCAGCTTGGCGATTTCCTCCGGCGGCAACGCGCGCGTCTGGCCCAGTTGATGCGCCATGAACAGCACGTGCGAGCCGTGTTCGAGTTTCTCCAATTTGAAGAACGCGTCGGCGGCCGTCTTGCCCACGGTGATCGAACCGTGCCGGTCGAGCACCAAGGCGTCGTAACGACGGATCAACTCGCGCACGACCGTGGCGCCCTCCACCGTCGCGGGCGTCGCATAGGCCGTCACCGGCACCTGGCCGAATGCAAGAATCACCTCCGGCAGGGCGCAAGGATCGATGGTCAGTCCGGCAACGGTGAAGGCAATCGTTGTCGGCGGGTGCGCGTGAATCGCGGCGCCGATGTCCGGCCGCTCGGCGTAGGCCGCGAGATGCATCCACCGCTCGCTCGATGGTTTGCCGCGTCCGAGAATCGGCCGACCGGACCCGTCGATGAGCACGAAGTCCCCCGGATCGATCATGCCGAGGCACGAGCCGCTCGGTGACACGAGGAAGCGGTCAGGCCCCGCGCGAGCCGAAACGTTCCCGTCGGTGCCGGCGACGAGGCCGCGGTCATAGACGCGGCGGGCGATGTCGGCCAGTTCCCGTCGCAATTGCCATTCGCTGATCATTCGCTGCTCGCGCTGCGTCAGGGTGTGTTTGAACTCATAAGAAGGTAACGGATTGCGCACGGCCCGTCCAAGTTGTGGTTCAATCTCGCCGGAGCGATGCCAGGAGCGGCGCGCGGGACGCCGTGCGCGCCGCCCAGGCGCTGGCCGCCATCCCGCAGCCGGTGCAGAGCAGCAGGGTCAGCGCAAGTTGGTTCCACGGTGCATCCGATGCCTGCTGTGACGACCCCGCGAGTTGCGGTCCGACCGCCACGGCCGACGCCGCGATCCCGATGAGTAAGCCCGCCGCCAGCAGCGCGGCATTTTCCACGAGCACAAGGAACCGCAGTTTCACGCGGCTCATACCGACCGCTCGCAGCAGCGCCAGCTCGCGGCGGCGCTCCAGGACGCTGCGCAGCATGACCGCCGCGAGACCGAGCGTGCCCAGCACCAGACCCAGCCCGCCGAGGGATTGGAATGTTGACAAATAGGTGTTTTCTATCGCCAGGTAGCCCGCCAGCCGTGAGGCCGTGTGCGTCGCGTCGAAGCCGAGATAGGACAGATCGTGCTCCAGAGCCGACTCCACCTGCTCGGCGCGCTCCGGCGGCACGTCGATCAGAAAAAACGAATAGCCCGCGATGGATGGATACAGCCGCTTGAAGTTCGATTCGGCGATGATCAACTCGCCCTGCAACACGCTGCCGACCAGCGTGGCGACGAGGCGCAGCTTGACCGGCCGGCCGCGCTCGTCGACCGCGAGCCAGTCGTCGCCGAGCGACAACTTGAGCAACCACGTCGTGGTGTTGGCGTCGGCAATGACCGGAATCGCGCCGTCGTCGAACGTGCGATGGAGCAGCTTCCACGGATTCAGGCGCTCGGCGGGGGAGGCGTCGAGGTGTGAGGTGAAGGAGAATCCGCCGCGCCCGATCATCGCGTCGGTCGCCCCAAGGATGCGCGGGCGGCTCACGCGGTACAGGTTCTCGCAACTGGCGTCCTCGCCGGGTTGAACGCGAAACGACTGAATCGACGAGCCGCGAAGAAGTTGGGCAGTCTCCGGCGCGAGTCCGATCGTGGCGCGACTGCGCGGATCGCCGAGGTCCTCGGCGATCGGCGCGATGGACTGCGCCATCAGGGAGAAGCCGCCCAGGCCGCCGGACCGCGCGAAGTCCGTCTGGGTCACGTCGCGGCGGTAGAGGCCGACCGATATGACGACGAATGTCGCGCAGGCGATCAGTCCGCCGGCGAGCAGGCTGCGGCCGGGATGTCGCCGCGCGTTGCGAACACCCAGTCGTAGCAGGGCGCCAGAACCGGGGGCGATGGGGCGGCGCGAATCGGCGCGCATCCATGCGCGCAGCCCTGACAAGCCGGCGATCAGCACCAGCGCGCCGGCGCTGAAGAACGCCGCCGGCGCTCCCGTGGAGCCGCGTTGCGCGCCCAGTATCGCAACGAGGCACGCTGCTACCGCACACAGCACCGAGAGGCGCGTCGACCACGGCGAAGCTGCGCCGCGCGCCGTGGATGGCGATTCGATCTCGCCGGCCATCAGGGATCGAGCCGAGCGGCGCGCCATCCCGCGACTGCTCCACGCGATCATCGCGACGGCGGGAACGAATCCGGCGATCGGGCCGATCCACAGGGCGCTTCCATCGCAGTGCAGCGACAGAAACGTGACGCTCCCGGGCAGCGCCCACCACGTTTGCAATCCTGTCAGCATCAGCCACGCGTAGCCCAGTGCAGCGGCTGTCCCACCGGCTACGCCAACCAGCGCGAGCAGACCGCCCTCGATCAACAGCAGCCGCGACGCGGTGCGCACCTCGAAGCCCAGCGCCAACAGCAGGCCGATCTCCCCCGCGCGCCGCTCGATGCCGAGTCGAAAGATCAGAACGACCAGCAGGAACGCCGCGGCGATCAGAAACAGGCTGAATCCCAGAAACAACATGCCGAAATCGGTGCTGCCGGCCGCGGCGCGCTCCACCCGGCCGCGCAGATCATCAACGCGAAGGCCCATCTCGGACGGGTCCAGGCGGCGCAACAACTCCTGTTCGAAACGCGCAGCCAACAACGCCGGATCGCCTGACGCCCGCGGGCTCACGTTGCCGGCTTGGTTCGTGACGCCTTCCATGCCGGAGTTCGCTGGATAAACGTGTATTGAAGTCAACGTTCCGAACGGCGCATCGGCCTCGGCCCAAAGCCGCCGACCCGTCGTTAATGCGACGAAGGCCTTCGGCGTGGCACGATGTTTGTCCCAGTAGTCCTCGTCCTTCGGGCGTATACGCTTCATGTCCATGGGGAACGGCGCGTCCCACTCCGACAGGCGATTCGTCGTCGTGATGCCTTCGTACGTCGGCGTCAGTCCGGGGTCGGCTGCCGCGCCGGTCATTCGTACAATGCCGCGCAGCGTCAGCGTCGTCGTGGACTCTTCCAGCTTGCCGAATGGGCGGCTCACGAAGTAACGCAGTCGAAGCACGTCGCCGACCTTCGCGGCCAGGTCCTCCGCGGCCCACGTATTAATATAAATGTCGCCATCATGCAGCGGCAGCGCGGGCGAGCCATCGGAAAGCGTCAGCCCGCGCTCGGACTCGATGGCCGTTGCGACGGAGTACGGGATCCCCTCCGGCTGATCGGTCCGCGAAAGATCGTTCACGAGATAGGTCAGTATCGGATCAAGGACCACCCCCAGCGCCGCGGCCGCTTCACGTGCTGCTTTTTCGACGGGTGGTTCCAGTAGGATGCGCCGCGTCTCGAGCGAGACGTACCCTCGCGCCTCATCCACGCGGAGTGAGAGATCGTAATCCGCGAGCGTCGCTGCGCGCCGCAGCGCCGCCTCGATGACAGGCTCCCCGCGTTCCTGGAACGAGACGGCGCCAAAGTGAAGGATCGCGTTGACGCGGCCCTCCTGCCGAAGCCGCTTCTGCAATTCGGCGAGATCAACAAACGCGTTGAGCGGCAATTGGGTTCCGGGCGAAAGTGCCAGCCCGCCCAGCTCCGCATCAGCCGGCAGAATGCCCGACACGCGCAGTCGAAACTGCATCGCCAGATCGTCGCGCCGACCCAGCAGCGTCTCCGCAGGCACCACCTGCGCTTTGGCGACGGCGATGATCACCTCGTCGCCCGCCTTCGCGCCCAGCCGTCGCGCCAACTCCGCATTGAGCACCACGCCATCTTCCCGCGCGGGCGATCCGCCCGGCCCCGTATCGCTCACGGGCAGCCCGATCACCGTGACGCGGTTTTCCCGCGCGCGCGAATCCGCATGGGTGAGTTGCGCCGAGATCAGAATGCACGACCGCGCCCCGGACGCCGTGCCGCGCACCGATTCGGCAAGTTGCTGCGTGAAGAATCGCGGCGCGAGGACGGCTTGATCGACTCCGGCCAGCCGCTTCAGCGCCTGCGCATGCAGGCTGCCGCGCATCGAATCGCCCACCAGCAGCGCGCCGGTCAGAACCGCCGACCCCGCCAGAACCGACAGCACGACGGCCAAGTGGCTGCGCGCGTGATACGTCAGGCTGTGGCGAACAAGCCGGCCGATTGTCACACGAGGCTCCTAAGACAACGGCGTCAGTCGACCGCCGACCAGTTCGTATCGCCGCTTGAATTGATCGGCCAGCGCGCGGCTATGCGTCACCGCCACCAGCGCCGCGCGCTGCTCCGCCGCAACGTCGAGGAGCAATCGCGCAACGCCATCGGCCGATGCGCGATCGAGATTGCCCGTCGGCTCGTCGGCCAGCAGCAGGCGCGGCTGGTTGATCAGTGCACGGGCGATCGCCGTGCGCTGCCGCTCACCGCCGGAGAGTTCCGCCGGGCGATGATCCATGCGATCGGCCAGGCCCACGCGCGAAAGCAATTGCTCGGCACGCGTCAGGGCCGATGTCTGCGCTGGATCACGCTCGGCGGCGTCACGATCTGGACCGGCCAGCGCCGGAACGACGACGTTCTCCAGCGCCGTGCAATAGGGCAGCAGCAGGTGATCCTGAAAGACGAAACCGATCTGGCGATTGCGAAACGCTGCCAGTTGTGCTTCGGGGAATTCGAACGGGTCTTCGCCAGTAAGAAGGAGCCTGCCGCGGCTGGGTGGCTCCAGCGTGCCGAGGATCGCCAGCAGCGTGCTCTTGCCCGATCCGCTCGGTCCCATGATCGCGACCGTGTCGCCGGGGTGCAGTTCCAGCGAGCATTCGTCGAGGATTTGCAGCGATCCCCGCGGCGTCTCGTAGTCCTTGCCGATGGCCACGGCGGAGAGGACGGGTACGCGAAAGGAAGATCCGGGCGCATTCGGATCCGGCGTGGTCGGCCCCTGTGACGTCCCGTCCGTCATGGCATCCACCCGCGACCTCTAATCGACTATTCGACCCGCTGCACGTGCGCATTGTTCAAACACGCGCCACGCCGACTGGGCCATGATTGTATCAGAATAACGTGACCGCACCGCCTCGCGTCCAGCCTTTCCCAGGCGCTCCGTTTCCTCCGGTGCGTCCATCAGGTTCGCCAGCTTGGCCGCGAGATCACCCGAATCATGCGGCGCGAACAGCAGGCCTCCGCCCGTATCGCCGACCAGCTCGGGAAAACTTCCATGCGCCGGCTGCACGACCGGCACGCCCTGTGCCATGGCCTCCAGCACCGACAGCCCTTTGGCCTCGCGATAGATCGTCGGCACCGACAGCACGGTGCAGGCGCGCAGCAGATCGGCCTTGCCGGCGCGATCGACCTCGCCGCGATAGTCGATCCGATCCTCGTGGCCGGCGCGGCGCCAGGTGTTTCGCAAATTGTCAAAATATGAACGTTCGGGCCGGCCGAGGTAGCCACCAATGAGCAATCGCACGTCGCGGCCCTCGGCGCGAAGGCGGCTGAATGCGTCAATCAGCAGGTGCAGGCCTTTCTCCGGGCAGATGCGCGCCAGGTAGCCGACGGTGAACGTTGCCGGCCTCGGTCGAGGCGCCTCCGGACCAAAATCATCGGTATGCACGCCGAGCGGGACAGGGTGAATTCTCGCCGCGTCGATGGCGAATTCGCGGGACGCATAGTCGCCGTAATAGCGCGTCACCGCGATGAACGCGTCCACGTCGCGCTGCCGCGCGCGGATCAGGTCCAGAACGCGCGCCCGTTGTGCCGCGGGCAGCTTGTCGATGAAAATGTCCTCGCCGGTCAGCGTGCAGACAACGCCGACGCCCAGCCGCCGTTTGATCTCGCGCGCCAGGCCGACGAAGAACACATCCGGCAGATGAACCACGTCCGGCTCGAACGCGCCGACCGCCTCAATCAACTCATCCAGTTCCACCGAGAGCGGCCCGCGCTCGCCCTCCAGCACGGCCGCCGTCAAATCGCCCGCGACCGCGCCGGATGTTTCGCCCGCCCAGCGCATCACGCTTCGCAGCAGCGACGGCGCATCCAGCATCCGTCGCAGAAACGCCGGGACACGCCCAAAGAGCGGCGATTTGTTCTGGAGGTAAACGTTGATACCGCCGTACAGCACGCGCGACTGGCTCACGTCGCGCTCGTCGGTGCGGATCGGCGTGAACACCGGTACGAGGACCACCTTGCGACCCTGGCGAATCAAGGCCGCCGCCAGCGTGTTATCGCGCATGCAACTGCCGCAGAGCATGCCTCCGGCGCCGGCGGTGAGGTAGGCCAGTCTCATTCAGATGCTGCCGCGAAGTGGCACAAAAAAAGCGGGCCGCCCGGATTCGGACAGCCCGCGCGCGATTCAAGTTTCTCCCGCCGTCCGTCAAACATCGAACCATGCGGGTGTCCGTCGCAGCAAGGGCTAGCGGCGGCGGCGAAGCACGAGGCCGCCCAGCATGAGCAGGGCCGCCGTCGCCGGCTCCGGCACAAAGGTCGTATTGACGACGCAGACGTAGTCAAACACGATCGGCTTGTCGGGCTGTGCCGGGTTGCCGATGGCGCCGACGCCGGACCAGTTCTGCGCGATGCGCGACGCGCCAAAGTCAATCTGGCCAGACGAACTGCTGGGCATGACGACCGGCGAGACGAGGCCGAACATGCTCAAATCGTTTTCGAATGTGATCGAATAATCTTCGCTGGTGGTGAACTCTCCGGTGGCGGCGTTGTAGCTGCCGCTCGACGAACCGGGCACGATGCTGACCGTGATCGCGCCGGTCTGGATGCCGCCCGGCAGTTCGATCGAATCGATGAATTGCAGGTAGCTGTCGAACTGCGCCGTGCCGTTCACGTCGTCATAGCTCAACGTAAAGTTCGTGCTGGAAATCTGCCCGCTGCGCGGTCCGCCGTACTGGGCCGGAAAGTTCAGCGTGAAGAAATTCGGCTGGCCCGGATCATGCACCGCCGAGAGGGCGATCATTCCGGCCTGCGCGGCCGATGCCAGGGTTACGACGCCAAGGGCCGCCGCCAGGACTTTCATCTTCAACATGCAGGATGCTCCTTTCTGAAAACGACTCGCGCAAGCGTGTTGGGTCGGTAAAGCCGGAACTATAGCCGATTCCCGCTCCTTTGAAAAGCAACGCAAACCTCACACCGGCTTCACGAAATTCAGGTCAGCCATCGGGTTGGTCCTCTTTGAACCGCACGCTTGCCACGCAACGCACGGCCGATCACGCCGGTGGCTTAATTCCTGCTCGGTGGGCGACCCGGACCTTCTCCAAAACACAGGATGTCCCCGTCCTCTGTCCCAATTACGAGACAGCCACCCCCGACGGCCGGGGACGCCGTCACGGGCGAACCGGCTTCGTACCGCCACCGCTCCTCGCCGCTGCGAAGGTCCAGACCGTACACGTTCCCGTCCGATGAGCCGACCCAGACCCGATCCGCCGCCACCACGGGCGACGAATCGACGCGGCCCCGCGTGCGGAACTGCCAGCGCGGCTTGCCGGTCTTCCGGTCCAGCGCGTGAACGAATTTGTCGCGGCTGCCGATGATGACCAGTTCCTCCGTAACGGCCGCCGATGCGTAAAACGGAAAATCGCGGTCCTTGTTCGTGAACGTCCAGCGTCGTTCGTTACGCTTCAGATCGATCGCCAGCACGTCATTGCCGAACGTTCCGACGTAGACCGCGTCGTCCACAATGGCCGCCGAGCATCCGGACACGCTGCCGAGGTCCACCGCCGCAATCGATTTTCCATCGGATAGTTGCAGCACGTGGAGCTTCTGATCGCAGCCGGCGACGACGACCTTTCCATCCGAGACACCGGCGCTGCCGTGAACACGACCATCCGTGAGGTGCTTCCACAAAAGCGAGCCGTCGGTGAGCTTCAAGCAGTAGACGTTGCCATCGTAGGAGCCGAACACGACGCGATCGCCGGAGCAAATGGGCGAACTGATGTTCTCGGCCTCGGAGCGAAAGGACCATCGCCGCGTGCCGTCGGCCCGATTGAGAGCGTGAAAGCCGCCGTCCTCGTCGCCGTAGAGCACAAGATCGCCGCAGACCGCGGGGGACGATTGAATCGTCGGCGGGATGGCTTGGCTTGTTGAAGCCGGACCGCTCGTGGTGCGCGAGGCAGGGGTCTTCGCGGCCCAGACCACGCCGCCATCCGAGAGTTTCAGCGCATAGAGCGTGCCGTTGTCGCAGCCGACGTAGACGACGCCGTCAACGATGGCGGCGCTGGAGCCGATCGGTTCGCCGGCGGAAAATTTCCATCGCAGTGCGGGCTTGTCAGGAACGGTCGAAGTTGCCACGCCGGTGAGGCGTTCGTTTCCGCGAAACGAAGGCCAGTCCGACGGACCGAGTACTGCGGCGGTCATCCATACGAGAGTCGTGATCGTCGTCATCGTCGATTCAGCTTGCAGAAGACGCGCTGGGCTGGTTGAGTGATCTCAACTCGGTTTGAATCGTAGCACCAGCGCCGCGCCGCCGGCCGCGAGGAGGATGCCAACGTAAAAAAGCGGGCTGGGCGCATGCTGCGGTTTGTGGAAGA from the Planctomycetia bacterium genome contains:
- a CDS encoding PQQ-binding-like beta-propeller repeat protein; this encodes MTTITTLVWMTAAVLGPSDWPSFRGNERLTGVATSTVPDKPALRWKFSAGEPIGSSAAIVDGVVYVGCDNGTLYALKLSDGGVVWAAKTPASRTTSGPASTSQAIPPTIQSSPAVCGDLVLYGDEDGGFHALNRADGTRRWSFRSEAENISSPICSGDRVVFGSYDGNVYCLKLTDGSLLWKHLTDGRVHGSAGVSDGKVVVAGCDQKLHVLQLSDGKSIAAVDLGSVSGCSAAIVDDAVYVGTFGNDVLAIDLKRNERRWTFTNKDRDFPFYASAAVTEELVIIGSRDKFVHALDRKTGKPRWQFRTRGRVDSSPVVAADRVWVGSSDGNVYGLDLRSGEERWRYEAGSPVTASPAVGGGCLVIGTEDGDILCFGEGPGRPPSRN